The Raphanus sativus cultivar WK10039 chromosome 2, ASM80110v3, whole genome shotgun sequence genome includes a region encoding these proteins:
- the LOC108839808 gene encoding 50S ribosomal protein L21, mitochondrial: MASLRCIRELSRRATTVFSINQTRSISSLRGLELSGTSITHEAPVQNRSLARDFPWYSRSQGRHFASKTNDTDESSDGEDEEEYEDSAEMEVEREYSPAEKVEAAAEIGYKVMGPLKPSERLFKPYEPVFAVVQIGSHQFKVSNGDSIFTEKLKFCDINDKLTLTKVLLLGSASQTIIGRPVLPDATVHAVVEEHALDEKVLIFKKKRRKNYRRTTGHRQELTKLRITDIQGIEKPEPEIVRKPSKSADTEQPEAELVG; encoded by the exons ATGGCGAGCCTTCGATGCATTCGCGAGTTGAGCCGCCGCGCCACGACGGTTTTCTCGATCAACCAGACGCGCTCGATCTCTTCACTTCGGGGATTAGAGCTTTCCGGTACCAGCATTACTCACGAGGCCCCAGTACAGAATCGATCTCTCGCTAGGGACTTCCCTTGGTACAGTCGTTCCCAAGGTCGCCATTTCGCTTCGAAAACAAACGATACTGATGAAAGCAGCGATGGAGAAGATGAGGAGGAGTACGAGGATTCGGCGGAGATGGAAGTAGAAAGGGAATATTCACCGGCGGAGAAAGTGGAGGCGGCGGCGGAGATAGGGTACAAGGTGATGGGTCCTCTCAAACCTTCGGAGCGACTCTTCAAACCCTACGAGCCTGTCTTTGCCGTTGTTCAG ATTGGTTCGCATCAGTTCAAAGTAAGCAACGGAGACTCTATTTTCACTGAGAAGTTGAAATTCTGTGACATCAATGATAAG CTGACACTGACGAAGGTTCTTCTATTGGGATCGGCAAGCCAGACGATTATTGGTAGGCCTGTCTTGCCTGATGCCACTGTTCATGCTGTTGTGGAAGAGCAT GCATTGGATGAAAAAGTGctcattttcaaaaagaaacgAAGGAAGAATTATAGGAGAACCACAGGACATCGACAG GAATTAACAAAGTTGAGAATAACGGATATCCAAGGAATTGAGAAACCAGAACCAGAGATTGTCCGTAAGCCTTCCAAGTCGGCTGATACAGAGCAACCAGAGGCTGAGCTAGTTGGTTGA
- the LOC108842151 gene encoding uncharacterized protein LOC108842151: MSVSLSVMTFNLHDDQPEESPNSWDKRKDLCLSVITSYSPIILCTQQGVKSQLDYIQQGLPAYDQFGTSRKGPQDPTDESCTIFYNKEKVELLEGGTFWLSESPSVPGSKAWGSDVPCIATWATFQLRQVEPPGFSFQIVNTNLDEISPRARRRSALLTWQHMASLPPTLPVVYCGGFNTQKESTTGRFLLGRSREHGVVGDMRDAWPSARVRKNVALVRTYHGFKGDKQGTVEFLKLIFRALCLCWDRQTQDLHTDWILYRGRSVVPVMCEVVNDKVDELYPSSHYPVFAEFLLPRSVRMLEPTPPVPAPAQEEES, translated from the exons ATGAGTGTCTCTTTGAGTGTGATGACATTCAATCTTCATGATGATCAACCTGAAGAAAGCCCTAATTCATGGGACAAGAGGAAAGATTTGTGTCTCAGTGTCATCACCAGTTACTCCCCCATTATTCTCTGCACCCAACAAg GTGTGAAGTCGCAGTTAGATTATATTCAGCAGGGTTTGCCAG CGTATGATCAATTTGGCACATCGAGAAAAGGGCCTCAGGATCCCACTGATGAATCTTGCACCATCTTCTACAACAAGGAAAAG GTAGAGCTACTGGAGGGTGGAACATTTTGGTTGTCAGAGTCTCCTTCGGTCCCTGGAAGCAAGGCATGGGGTTCTGATGTTCCTTGTATAGCTACATGGGC CACATTCCAACTGAGACAAGTGGAGCCGCCAGGTTTTTCGTTTCAGATAGTCAACACAAACTTGGATGAAATCAGTCCTCGTGCCCGTAGGCGAAGTGCTCTTCTCACATGGCAACACATGGCATCGTTACCTCCCACCTTACCCGTTGTGTACTGTGGAGGATTCAACACACAGAAGGAATCAACAACCGGAAGGTTTCTCTTGGGCAGATCTAG AGAGCACGGTGTGGTAGGGGACATGAGAGACGCATGGCCAAGTGCCCGAGTACGAAAAAATGTGGCCCTCGTAAGAACATATCATGGTTTCAAAG GTGACAAGCAGGGAACGGTCGAGTTCCTGAAGCTAATATTCAGAGCTCTGTGTCTCTGCTGGGACAGACAGACGCAAGATCTACACACGGATTGGATACTCTACAGAGGTAGGTCTGTAGTTCCCGTGATGTGCGAGGTGGTAAATGATAAGGTCGACGAGTTGTACCCTTCGTCTCACTACCCTGTGTTTGCTGAGTTTTTGCTTCCTCGTTCTGTAAGAATGCTTGAACCTACTCCTCCTGTTCCTGCTCCTGCCCAAGAAGAGGAAAGCTAG
- the LOC108842150 gene encoding leucine aminopeptidase 2, chloroplastic yields the protein MAVTLVTSVASSSARFHFRSFSSSPSPLSSSFLRFRLPLALAVTPLYHSSRGRAMAHTLAQATLGFTQANSVDHPKVSFAAKDIDVTEWKGDILAVGVTEKDMAKDVNSKFQKPILSKLDAHLGGLLADVSSEEDFSGKPGQSTVLRLPGLASKRVGLIGLGKSASSPSAFQSLGEAVAAAAKASQASSVAVVLASSESNESKLTSASAIASGTVLGLFEDSRYKSESKKPSLKSVDIIGFGTGPELEKKLKYAQDVSYGVIFGRELVNSPANVLTPAVLAEEASNLASMYSDVMTANILNEEQCKELKMGSYLAVAAASANPPRFIHLVYKPSSGPVKTKLALVGKGLTFDSGGYNIKTGPGCLIELMKFDMGGSAAVLGAAKAIGQIKPPGVEVHFIVAACENMISGTGMRPGDVITASNGKTIEVNNTDAEGRLTLADALVYACNQGVDKIVDLATLTGACIIALGNSMAGIYTPSDELAKEVIAASERSGEKLWRMPMEESYWEMMKSGVADMVNTGGRAGGSITAALFLKQFVDEKVEWMHIDMAGPVWNEKKKAATGFGVATLVEWVQNNSSS from the exons ATGGCCGTCACTTTAGTTACATCcgttgcttcttcttctgctcgATTCCATTTCCGTTCCTTCTCTTCCTCTCCGTCACCACTCTCCTCGAGTTTCCTCCGATTCCGGTTACCACTCGCTCTCGCCGTAACGCCTCTTTACCATTCTTCTAGAGGAAGAGCCATGGCCCACACACTCGCACAAGCTACTCTCGGCTTCACTCAGGCCAACTCCGTCGATCATCCAAAG GTCTCATTCGCGGCGAAGGACATCGACGTGACGGAGTGGAAAGGTGACATACTCGCCGTTGGCGTGACGGAGAAAGACATGGCCAAGGACGTGAACTCCAAGTTCCAGAAGCCGATACTGAGCAAGCTCGACGCTCACTTGGGTGGACTTCTTGCTGACGTCTCTTCCGAGGAAGATTTCTCCGGGAAACCAGGACAATCAACTGTTCTTAGACTCCCGGGTCTCGCGTCTAAGCGTGTGGGTCTGATTGGTCTTGGAAAATCCGCCTCGTCTCCTTCGGCTTTTCAGAGTCTCGGCGAGGCTGTTGCTGCAGCTGCAAAAGCTTCTCAAGCTAGTAGCGTTGCAGTTGTTCTCGCCTCCTCAGAGTCTAATGAATCGAAGCTCACTTCTGCTTCAGCTATTGCTTCAGGAACAGTGCTTGGTTTGTTTGAAGACAGCAGGTATAAGTCTGAGTCAAAGAAACCATCTCTCAAATCTGTGGATATCATTGGCTTTGGAACTGGACCTGAACTAGAAAAGAAGCTTAAGTATGCTCAAGATGTTTCTTATGGCGTGATTTTCGGGAGGGAACTCGTTAATTCACCAGCCAACGTTCTCACCCCTG CTGTACTAGCTGAGGAGGCCTCAAATCTGGCTTCCATGTACAGTGATGTCATGACTGCAAACATCTTGAATGAGGAGCAATGCAAAGAGTTGAAGATGGGTTCTTATCTTGCTGTTGCTGCTGCTTCAGCTAATCCACCTCGTTTCATCCACCTTGTCTACAAACCTTCTAGTGGCCCTGTCAAGACCAAACTTGCTCTTGTTGGAAAAGGATTGACATTTGACAG TGGTGGCTACAACATTAAGACCGGACCAGGTTGCTTAATTGAGCTCATGAAATTTGATATGGGAGGTTCAGCTGCTGTTCTTGGCGCTGCGAAGGCCATTGGTCAAATTAAGCCTCCCGGTGTTGAG GTGCACTTCATTGTCGCAGCGTGTGAGAATATGATAAGTGGTACTGGAATGAGACCTGGAGATGTCATCACAGCCTCAAACGGAAAGACAATTGAG GTTAACAACACAGATGCCGAAGGGCGACTAACACTGGCAGATGCTCTGGTTTATGCTTGCAACCAGGGCGTCGATAAG ATTGTTGACCTTGCAACGTTGACTGGAGCTTGTATTATTGCTCTTGGAAATTCCATGGCAG gcATATATACGCCTAGTGATGAGCTTGCAAAGGAGGTAATTGCTGCATCAGAAAGAAGCGGGGAGAAGCTATGGAGAATGCCGATGGAAGAGAGTTACTGGGAGATGATGAAATCAGGTGTTGCAGATATGGTTAACACTGGAGGCCGTGCAGGTGGATCAATCACCGCGGCTCTCTTCTTGAAACAG TTTGTGGACGAGAAGGTAGAGTGGATGCACATAGATATGGCTGGACCGGTGTGGaacgagaagaagaaagctGCGACCGGGTTTGGAGTTGCGACTCTCGTTGAGTGGGTACAAAACAATTCTTCTTCGTAA
- the LOC108839554 gene encoding uncharacterized protein LOC108839554, producing the protein MATGSRVLIGLTMILILLGEMLVPGEGTCQGDIEGLMRECAVYVQRPGPKVNPSAACCIVVKRSDIPCACGRITASVEKMIDMTKVVLVTSFCGRPLAHGTKCGSYIVP; encoded by the exons ATGGCTACAGGCTCTCGTGTTTTGATTGGTCTAACAATGATCCTTATACTCTTAGGAGAAATGCTAGTTCCAGGGGAAGGGACGTGCCAAGGAGACATCGAGGGTCTGATGAGAGAATGTGCTGTCTACGTCCAGCGTCCTGGCCCAAAGGTAAACCCATCCGCAGCATGCTGCATAGTTGTTAAGAGATCAGACATCCCCTGCGCATGTGGCCGTATCACAGCCTCAGTTGAAAAGATGATAGACATGACTAAGGTTGTTCTTGTTACTTCCTTTTGTGGGAGGCCTCTCGCTCATGGTACCAAGTGTGGAA GCTACATTGTGCCATGA
- the LOC108842149 gene encoding ubiquitin carboxyl-terminal hydrolase 24, with amino-acid sequence MSDKKVFVFGSFTEHETRSLLEQQKPVKAPQNHKEKSLGSIQFGSLNLVTERSPVNTNGELKKAQAADGVVKSRPSSSHKEDKSLQSAVSQKRLDASSSHKEDKSFQSAVSQKRLDAPRPSSSDKINDKVAKLPGKHSSGVPEHVVENGTIKEVSQRKPLNNGVAVKAGLEKLCVSDGESDSLYKASSSKFQALESEVLLSDSSSSGSSIPRKSNQMVHTEPALPVKDFTPRGLINAGNLCFLNATLQALLSCSPFVQLLQGIQLQDIPKTESPTLAAFSEFISELDVPSSSSFRNNIAVVEFGRPFTPAMFEAVLRNFTPDVLNNMSGRPRQEDAQEFLSFIMDQMHDELLKLREESPRLTGSKSSVLSSASDDDEWETVGPKNKSAVTRTQSFVPSELSDIFGGELRSVVKAQGNKDSATVQPYLLLHLDIHPEAVCTIEDALHLFSAPEDLEGYRASVTGKAGVVSARKSIKIQKLSKIMILHLMRFSYGNQGSTKLHKPVHFPLELNLGRYLLASSPSNGGLKYELVATITHHGRDPSKGHYTADARRKNNQWLRFDDASVTAIGPKQVLHDQAYVLFYKQV; translated from the exons ATGAGTGACAAGAAG GTATTTGTGTTTGGATCCTTTACAGAACATGAAACAAGGTCATTACTTGAGCAGCAGAAACCCGTTAAGGCTCCTCAGAATCATAAAGAAAAGTCTCTAGGGAGTATACAGTTCGGCTCCTTGAATCTTGTTACCGAACGTTCTCCAGTTAACACTAATGGCGAGTTGAAGAAGGCTCAGGCTGCTGATGGAGTAGTTAAATCTCGACCCTCCAGCTCTCATAAAGAAGATAAAAGTTTACAGTCTGCTGTGTCTCAAAAGAGACTCGATGCTTCCAGCTCTCATAAGGAAGATAAAAGTTTTCAATCTGCTGTGTCTCAGAAGAGACTTGATGCTCCTAGACCTTCAAGCTCCGATAAGATCAATGACAAAGTTGCAAAACTCCCTGGGAAACACTCTTCAGGAGTCCCGGAGCATGTGGTAGAAAACGGAACTATCAAAGAGGTCTCTCAAAGAAAACCTCTCAACAATGGTGTGGCGGTGAAGGCTGGTTTGGAGAAGTTGTGTGTATCAGATGGTGAAAGTGATTCTTTGTATAAAGCTTCAAGCTCAAAGTTCCAAGCCCTGGAAAGCGAAGTTTTGTTAAGTGATTCTTCTTCATCTGGCAGCAGCATACCGAGAAAGAGTAACCAGATGGTTCATACTGAACCTGCTCTGCCTGTTAAAGACTTTACACCAAGAGGATTGATAAACGCTGGAAACTTGTGCTTCCTGAATGCAACATTGCAGGCTTTACTCTCTTGCTCTCCGTTTGTGCAGCTCCTCCAAGGAATACAACTCCAAGATATTCCAAAG ACTGAGTCTCCAACTTTAGCTGCATTTTCCGAGTTCATATCTGAACTAGATGTGCCAAGCAGTTCAAGCTTCAGAAATAACATTGCTGTAGTTGAGTTCGGTAGACCTTTTACACCAGCCATGTTTGAAGCGGTCCTTAGAAACTTTACCCCAGATGTTCTCAACAACATGTCTGGTCGGCCAAG GCAGGAAGATGCTCAGGAATTTTTGAGCTTTATAATGGACCAAATGCACGATGAGTTGCTGAAACTCAGGGAAGAGTCCCCCAGGCTTACTGGCTCGAAGTCATCTGTTCTTTCTTCTGCCAGCGATGATGATGAATGGGAAACAGTTGGACCCAAAAACAAATCTGCTGTGACAAGAACACAAAGCTTTGTTCCTTCTGAGCTCAGTGATATATTCGGTGGGGAGCTCAGAAGCGTAGTGAAGGCACAAG GGAACAAAGATTCTGCTACTGTACAGCCATATCTCTTACTCCACCTCGATATTCACCCGGAAGCCGTGTGTACGATTGAAGATGCGTTGCATTTGTTTTCTGCTCCAGAAGATCTTGAAGGGTATCGAGCCTCTGTTACTGGGAAG GCTGGTGTAGTGAGTGCTAGAAAGTCGATAAAGATACAGAAGCTCTCAAAGATAATGATACTGCACCTTATGCGTTTTAGCTACGGAAACCAAGGGAGTACTAAGCTCCACAAACCTGTTCACTTTCCCCTTGAGCTCAACCTAGGCCGCTACCttcttgcttcttctccttccaacggg GGTTTAAAATATGAACTTGTGGCAACGATTACCCACCACGGAAGGGATCCCTCGAAAGGCCACTACACCGCAGATGCTCGAAGAAAGAACAATCAATGGCTTAGGTTCGATGATGCATCTGTAACTGCCATAGGGCCAAAACAGGTTTTGCACGACCAAGCCTATGTTCTGTTCTACAAACAAGTTTAA